In Eublepharis macularius isolate TG4126 chromosome 4, MPM_Emac_v1.0, whole genome shotgun sequence, the following are encoded in one genomic region:
- the SAP30L gene encoding histone deacetylase complex subunit SAP30L: MNGFSTEEDSRDGPPTTPFYGQSCCLIDDGDRCVRPAGNASFSKRIQKSISQKKLKLDIDKSVRHLYICDFHKNFIQSVRNKRKRKTSDDGGDSPDHEIDVPEVDLFQLQVNTLRRYKRHYKLQTRPGLNKAQLAETVSRHFRNIPVNEKETLAYFIYMVKSNKSRLDQKSEAGKLE, translated from the exons atgaaTGGTTTCAGCACCGAGGAAGACAGCCGGGATGGGCCTCCCACCACCCCTTTTTATGGACAGAGTTGCTGCCTCATTGACGACGGGGACCGCTGTGTCCGCCCAGCTGGCAATGCCTCCTTCAGCAAGAGGATCCAGAAAAGCATCTCCCAGAAGAAGCTAAAATTGGACATCGACAAAAGT GTAAGACATCTGTATATATGTGATTTTCACAAGAACTTCATTCAGAGCGTtcgaaacaaaagaaaaagaaagaccaGTGATGATGGTGGAGACTCTCCAGACCATGAGATAGATGTCCCAGAG GTTGACTTGTTTCAACTCCAGGTAAACACACTACGCCGTTATAAAAGGCATTACAAGTTACAAACAAGACCTGGCCTTAATAAAGCTCAACTAGCAGAA ACTGTCAGCCGTCACTTCAGGAACATCCCAGTGAATGAGAAGGAGACCCTTGCTTACTTTATCTACATGGTCAAAAGTAATAAGAGCAGGTTGGATCAGAAGTCAGAAGCTGGCAAACTAGAATGA